Proteins encoded by one window of Rhodobium gokarnense:
- the serB gene encoding phosphoserine phosphatase SerB — MPIVATLIANPARPELSDALAETARRAVGGGAPDWLAPGIACDIALGADADRTTVRSTIVEALAGAPVDLAVVDTLDRRKKLFLADMDSTMIEQECIDELAAEVKLKDKVAAITEAAMRGELDFAGALRERVALLKGLDTTLFKRIIVERISLTPGARTLVRTMRANGVHCALVSGGFTVFTQEIARIVGFNEHHANRLVVDGGRLSGHVVEPILGAEAKLNRLRALRDRLGLLPRQTLAVGDGANDLMMVEEAGLGVAYHAKPTLAEAADIRIDHGDLTALLYAQGYRQSEFTH; from the coding sequence GTGCCCATCGTCGCCACACTCATCGCCAATCCGGCGCGCCCGGAACTGAGCGACGCCCTTGCCGAGACCGCCCGCCGCGCCGTCGGCGGCGGCGCACCGGACTGGCTGGCGCCAGGCATCGCCTGCGATATCGCGCTTGGTGCCGATGCGGATCGCACCACCGTTCGCAGCACAATCGTCGAGGCCCTTGCCGGCGCCCCCGTAGACCTTGCGGTCGTCGACACGCTCGACCGCCGCAAAAAACTGTTCCTTGCCGACATGGACTCCACCATGATCGAGCAGGAATGCATCGACGAACTCGCCGCGGAAGTGAAGCTGAAAGACAAGGTCGCCGCGATCACCGAGGCGGCGATGCGCGGCGAGCTCGATTTCGCCGGCGCCTTGAGGGAGCGGGTCGCGCTCCTGAAGGGCCTCGACACCACCCTCTTCAAGCGCATCATCGTGGAGCGCATCAGCCTGACGCCCGGCGCGCGGACCCTCGTGCGCACGATGCGCGCGAACGGCGTTCACTGCGCCCTCGTCTCCGGCGGCTTCACGGTATTTACGCAGGAGATCGCCCGCATCGTCGGCTTCAACGAGCACCACGCCAACCGCCTCGTCGTCGACGGCGGCCGGCTGAGCGGCCATGTGGTGGAGCCGATTCTCGGCGCCGAAGCCAAGCTCAATCGGCTGCGCGCCCTGCGCGACCGTCTCGGCCTGCTGCCGCGCCAGACGCTGGCCGTCGGCGACGGCGCCAACGATCTGATGATGGTGGAGGAGGCCGGGCTGGGCGTTGCCTACCACGCCAAGCCGACGCTCGCCGAGGCGGCGGACATCCGCATCGACCATGGCGACCTGACCGCCCTGCTTTATGCCCAGGGCTACCGGCAGAGCGAATTCACCCATTAG